From a region of the Thermus caldilimi genome:
- the ttuB gene encoding sulfur carrier protein TtuB: MKLVLRLPERKEVEVKGDRPLKEILLELGLNPETVVVIRGEELLTLEERVGEGETLEVLSAISGG; encoded by the coding sequence ATGAAGCTGGTGTTGCGCCTTCCCGAGCGCAAGGAGGTGGAGGTAAAAGGGGATAGGCCCCTGAAGGAGATCCTCCTGGAGCTGGGCTTGAACCCGGAGACGGTGGTGGTGATCCGGGGGGAGGAGCTTCTCACCCTGGAGGAGAGGGTGGGGGAAGGGGAGACCCTCGAGGTCCTCTCCGCCATCTCCGGGGGGTGA